In Vanacampus margaritifer isolate UIUO_Vmar chromosome 18, RoL_Vmar_1.0, whole genome shotgun sequence, a genomic segment contains:
- the phkg2 gene encoding phosphorylase b kinase gamma catalytic chain, liver/testis isoform, which yields MTKDIVLGDDLPDWVGAKEFYQKYDPKEVIGRGVSSVVRRCVHRHTGQELAVKIIEITAEKMTVQQLEEVKTSTLKEIQVLKMVKGHSSIITLIDSYESATFIFLVFDLMRRGELFDYLTEKVTLSEKETRSMMRALLEAVRYLHSRHIVHRDLKPENILLDDQGHIKLSDFGFSVQLQPGEKLRELCGTPGYLAPEILKCSMDEMHPGYGKEVDLWACGVILFTLLAGSPPFWHRKQMLMLRTIMEGRYKFGSPEWDDRSDTVKDLISRLLVVDAAARLTVEQALAHPFFRQYQKEDVRRFSPRKSFRVLIVTVLACIRMYARYRRARPLTREVLARDPYSLRGVRKLIDGCAFRIYGHWVKKGEQQNRAALFQNTAKVMLLELEDFET from the exons ATGACAAAAGACATAGTGCTTGGAGATGATCTGCCTGACTGGGTGGGTGCAAAAGAGTTTTACCAGAAGTATGACCCCAAAGAGGTGATTGGCCG GGGCGTGAGCAGCGTGGTGCGCAGGTGCGTGCACAGGCACACGGGGCAGGAGCTGGCCGTCAAGATCATCGAGATCACCGCCGAGAAGATGACCGTCCAGCAATTGGAGGAGGTCAAGACCTCCACCCTGAAGGAGATCCAAGTCCTCAAAATGGTCAAGGGCCACTCGTCAATCA TTACGCTCATTGATTCCTACGAGTCTGCAACCTTCATCTTCCTGGTGTTTGACCT TATGCGGCGCGGAGAGCTGTTTGACTACCTCACAGAAAAAGTGACGCTGAGTGAGAAAGAAACCAG GAGCATGATGCGAGCGCTGCTGGAAGCGGTGCGCTACCTCCACTCCCGCCACATCGTCCACCGCGACCTGAAACCCGAGAACATTCTGCTGGACGACCAGGGACACATCAAACTGTCCGACTTTGGCTTCTCGGTGCAGCTGCAGCCTGGGGAGAAGCTGAGAG AGCTTTGCGGAACACCCGGTTATTTGGCTCCCGAAATACTGAAATGCTCCATGGATGAAATGCACCCCGGCTACGGAAAAGAAGTTGATCT CTGGGCGTGCGGCGTGATCCTCTTCACCTTACTGGCGGGCTCGCCGCCCTTCTGGCACCGCAAACAGATGCTGATGCTCAGGACGATCATGGAGGGCCGCTACAAGTTCGGCTCGCCCGAGTGGGACGACCGCTCGGACACCGTCAAGGATCTG ATCTCCAGGCTGCTGGTGGTGGACGCCGCCGCGcggctcacggtcgagcaggcCTTAGCGCATCCTTTCTTCAGGCAGTACCAAAAAGAAGACGTGCGACGCTTCAGCCCCAGAAAGTCGTTCAGG GTGCTAATCGTGACGGTGCTGGCGTGCATCCGGATGTACGCCCGCTACCGCCGGGCCCGCCCGTTGACCCGCGAGGTGCTGGCCCGGGATCCTTACTCGCTGCGGGGCGTGCGCAAACTCATCGACGGCTGCGCCTTCCGCATCTACGGGCACTGGGTGAAGAAAGGCGAGCAGCAGAACCGGGCCGCCCTCTTCCAGAACACGGCGAAGGTCATGTTGCTGGAGCTGGAGGACTTTGAAACCTAA